Within Deltaproteobacteria bacterium GWC2_65_14, the genomic segment TCCCGAACCGCCAGATCGTCTCCCCCACCATGCTGCTGACCGCCAGGATGACCGCCGTGGAGGCGCAGCCGGAGGCGATCTCCGACAGCGCCAGGCTGTAGGCCACGGCGCCGGTCTCCGATCCACCGTACTCCGCGGGGAAGAGCATCCCCATCAGCCCGAGCTCGGCCAGCTTCCGGATGTTCTCTTCCGGGAACCGCGCCGACTCGTCGACTTCCGCCGCCCCGGGGGCGAACTCCTTCCGGGCGAGGGACCGGACCATTTCCCGGATCTGGGACTGCTCTTCCGTCAGGGTGAAGTCCACGGCATCCTCAGTCCTTCAGCAGCGCGGAGGCGATCACCATCCGCTGCACCTCGGAGGTCCCCTCGTAGATCTCGGTGATCTTCGCGTCCCGGAAGTGCCTCTCCGCGGGGTATTCCTTGATGTACCCGTACCCCCCGTGGATCTGGATCCCCTTGACGCCCGCGCGCATGGCCGTCTCGGAGGCGTAGAGCTTCGCCATGGAGGACTCCTTCGAATGGCGGGCCTTCCGGTCCTTGAGCCACGCGGCGCGGTAGATCAGCATCCTCGCCGCCTCGATCTCGGTGGCCATGTCGGCGAGCATCCACTGGATCGCCTGGAAGTTCGCGATCGGCTGTCCGAACTGCTTCCGCTCCTTTGCGTAGGCGAGCGCATCCTCCAGGGAAGCGCGGGCGATCCCGACCGCCTGGGCGGCGATCCCGATCCGCCCTCCGTCCAGGGTGTGCATGGCGACCTTGAACCCGTCCCCATCCTGCCCCAGCCGGTTCTCCACCGGGATCTTCACGTCCTCGAGGATGATCGAGGCGGTAGCCGATGCGTTAATTCCCATTTTTTTCTCATTTTTTCCAACGGTTACACCCTCGTATTTCATGTCCAGGATGAAGGCTGTGATCCCTTTGTGTTTCTTCTCCCGGTCGGTCATCGCGAAGAGGACGCAGCTGTCGGCCTGGGGGGCGTTCGTGATGAAGTTCTTGGTTCCGTTCACCACGTAGTGCTCGCCGTTGCGGACGGCGGTCGTCTTCTGGGACCCGGCGTCGGACCCGGCGCCGGGCTCCGTCAGGCCGAAGCATCCCAGCTTCTTCCCCGAGGCAAGAGGTGTGAGGTACTTCTCCTTCTGCTCCTCGGTGCCGAACCTGAGGATCGGGTCGCAGGCCAGGGAGTTGTTCACCGACAGGATCACGCCGGTCGAGGCGCAGGCTCTCGAGATCTCCTCCATCGCGATGGCGTAGCAGATATTGTCCATCCCCGCGCCGCCGTACTCCTCCGGCACGGCGACCCCCATCAGCCCGAGCTCCGCCATCTGGCGGACAAGCTCCTCGGGGTAGCGGCCGGTCTCGTCGAGTTCGGCGGCCTTCGGCAGGACCTCCTTCTGCGCGAAGGTCCGCGCCATGTCCTGGATCATCTGCTGTTCTTCGGTCAGGTCGAAGACCATGGTTCCCCCATCCTT encodes:
- a CDS encoding acyl-CoA dehydrogenase, producing the protein MVFDLTEEQQMIQDMARTFAQKEVLPKAAELDETGRYPEELVRQMAELGLMGVAVPEEYGGAGMDNICYAIAMEEISRACASTGVILSVNNSLACDPILRFGTEEQKEKYLTPLASGKKLGCFGLTEPGAGSDAGSQKTTAVRNGEHYVVNGTKNFITNAPQADSCVLFAMTDREKKHKGITAFILDMKYEGVTVGKNEKKMGINASATASIILEDVKIPVENRLGQDGDGFKVAMHTLDGGRIGIAAQAVGIARASLEDALAYAKERKQFGQPIANFQAIQWMLADMATEIEAARMLIYRAAWLKDRKARHSKESSMAKLYASETAMRAGVKGIQIHGGYGYIKEYPAERHFRDAKITEIYEGTSEVQRMVIASALLKD